The Chelonia mydas isolate rCheMyd1 chromosome 20, rCheMyd1.pri.v2, whole genome shotgun sequence genome includes the window ATGTGTACAGACGGGTCTATGCCTCGGGGTGTTCGGGGGGTTTATTATACGGCTAGAAAGCCCTTGGGGCAGCACAGAGAAAGAGAACGTCCCAGGAAAGTCCTCATGGGTCAGGCCAGGGCCCAacaccctcagccccagccccgaaGAGTCTGCGGCTTCCACGAGCCCGCACTTTACAGCGGCCCCTGGCCCTCCTCAGTCCTTTCTTCTGTTCCTGGGCAAACCTCGGCACCTGGCCCTTCTCCTCCTCGgctctttgttctccagctggtcccACCTGGCCAGCTTCCTGCAGAGGATCGGCCGACTGGGGTTGTTAGTTGCTAGGATTCAAATGTCCGGGCCGTTGTCCTCTGGGGCAAGGGACTCAGGCCCCGCCAGCCAGGCATCAGTCATGCCTGGGTCATTGCAAGGAGTAAACCTTTCCCCTACCGCATACCTAGTTAACGATGCAGCacatagagaaactgaggcacacacagtcgTCATACAAAATATTATGAACAATTCCCAGCCACGTGGCTGGCaccggggtgggggagcagggggttgtaaGGACCACGGCCCCCTTGGGCCATGCAGATCAGGACAGTACAATCTcagagaccccccaccccaccccaccccagcccccctgcagcagctccccaggaatgggccagagcctctcccacagaatatcagggttggaagggtcttcaggaggtcatctagtaccaagcccctgctcaaagcaggaccaatccccaatttttgctccacaTCCCTAtagggccccctcaaggattgaactcacaaccctgggtttagcaggccaatgctcaaaccactgagctatccctcaggGCAGTTATAGGGGAAGGGGCTTCTGCCGTCAGCAGGCACCAGGAGCATCGTCCTCCCTGCTCTGCTCGCCCCCGCACCCCCTCGGGAGGAAGCAGCATGgttgaggggcggggggacacgGATGGACTGAGGGGCAGAACGCCTGGGATCTGGTCCCAGCTTGGATGCCCTGGGAAGCCTCAAGCCAGTCCCAGCCCCTAGTGCACCCCCTGGGGGCCCCACCTGgtaacacacgcacacacccctccctgctcctccccacatCCAGCTCCAGGCCCCCCTGCCCTGGAACCAGCCCAGCGTAGGGGGCCTCAGGAGCCAGccagggccctgctcctggcctggggggagcagagctccGCTTCAGCGAAGGGCCAGTGGCTCCCCTCCAGGTGGGGGGCTCCCCTCCCCTGTAatctgtcgggggggggggcggggggggaagagagtggTGGGAACAGTAGGAGAGGgggtggtgccctctggtggcCACACAGAGCACAACAGCCCCTGGCAGCAGGAGGGTGTGGCACACACAGGGCCCCCACACAAGGGGGACAGACAGTTCAGgggattccctcccctcccagagcgcccccccccacagcaccacaGTGAGCTAGGGTGGGGCAGGTTTATTTACAAGAGAGAGAGTTTGTCTCACGGCCCCTGGGGGGCAAAGCCACCCACACCCTCAGCACTaaggccagagccccccagccaggAAGGCCCGAGAaccacagccccccacctccaggccAACGAGAGAGCCCACGGCTCCAGGGAGCAGCCCGTGCAGGGACAGGGAGACATGGCTACGCCATGGGGGGAGTTCACAGGGTGGCTCCACTcctcccggactcctgggttctatggtAAAACTCTCCCCCCCCGCGAGGACCTAGGGCAAGGCACCTAGCTGTGGGCTCAGGCTGAGAGCCCCCACACCCAGAGTCCAGGGGCTTTCACCTCCCATGGACAGGTTGGGCAGGGGTTGGGCCAGACCCCCTTGGCCTCACTGATGCCCCGAGGCCTAACCGGAAGACCGGGAGAGGGCGGAGCCAGGGCCACCCCCCAGTACACAGTGGGGCTCGGGAAAAGGCCCTGGCCTCTGAGTCCCCCCAGTGATGGGGCAGCAGTGGGAGATGCTGTCACTGGAAGTCCTTGGAGTCGACCTGGAGTGGGGGGAAGTCGTTGGCCCCCAGGAACAAGGTGTTGCCAGGTAGCACCGGGGGGGGCACGTCGTCCGGCAGGGGCAGGTAGGGGTCTCCGCCTCGGAGCATGTTGGAGCCTGCAAGAGAAGGGGAGCCGGGCTCATGGGCAcggttccctctaagctgtgcccATGTGGGAGCGCATGGACCCGAAACCCCGCGCTCCCGGCGAAACATGGCGcccacaacaatttgcacagaagacattttttgcgcacacggcctgtcaaaaattagagggaacattgctcatgGGGAGCCGGGGGCCGCAGGGCCTGGGGAAACGGgacacagccagggctgggagcgtagggggccgcgggtcgggagtgaggggcaccggcagagctggggggagggggttggcctctttactccccccaccctcttggTGCCAAGTGCCCTCCCCCAGGGCGGGAACTGGAGACTCACCAGCCGAATCAAACCTCATCAGGTCCAGTTCCTGCTCCAGAGCCTCCAGCACCTCTTGAGTACTGGCCCCCGGCTCCAGCGCCTCCAGCCCATTGGCTCCAAGCTCCAGCGCCTCCAGCCCATTGGCTCCAAGCTCCAGCGCCTCCAGCCCATTGGCTCCAAGCTCCAGCTGATCGGTccccagctccagcacctccAGCTGATTGGGCCCCGgcccctcagctgcagggggggcCTCCACCATGCCCTCCGGGAGCCACGGCTCATTGGGCTGCCTAGGAAGACAGGGGGCGCCTGGCTTAGTGAGTGTGCGGTGGGGAGCTCTCAGGAATGGGGcaaccccacccagcccccaagaCCCAGGCCCATCTCGAGCCgctctgcaggggtgggggtggggggatttgaaGGGCTGCGTAGCCGAGActagggaggggagagggtgtagctgggagtgccccaggggAGCTCCTGCGGTCAGTGGGGCCGCCcggctggggagaggggctgggcccttggatggggtgggggagaaatcagGTACTtcctgggaagggctggggcaggccagCACACAGGGACCCCGGCGTCCGGCTCCCTCACCTGGAGGACACTCTGATCAGGCGCTGGTTCAGGTATTTCTTCTGCTCCAGCAGGTCCActggagggagaaaggagaacAGAGGGGTGAGAGAGAGGGGAGCCAGGCAGAAAcacgcccctgccccccaccccctcccgaaagaccctccccacccccgctaccAAACCAGCCGGTCACCAATTCTACGTATTCTATCTGTGGCCTAGGTGAGGAGCGTTGTACCAGGGCTgggaggagtgaggggcacgggtACAGctgtgggcggggcggggggaacccagggctgggctagcagggcctGCGGGGGGAGGCCACCGGCCGGTACCTTCCCTCCTCTCGGTGTAGTACTTCCCGAAGGCCTCGTCCCGCGGCGTGCTGGGGTACAGGAACTTGAGGGGGTTCTCGGGGATGTTCTCGGCGGCCACCAGCTGGTAGTCATGGATGATGTCCGGCAGCGCCAGCGACTTCAGCTCCATCTTGGTGTAGGGCTCCACGGAACGGACCTTGGGCTGacctggggcggggagggtgtcAGCTCAGCGAAGGGAGGGGGGTGTCACTGCAAGGGAGAGCCCCAGAGACAGGACAGGCTGCACCAAGGTCTCCCAGTGCcgggaggagaacccaggagtccggattCACAATGCTCCAATCCAACCATTAGGtaacactgcccccgccccacgaTAACTGGCATCCAATGAGGGGTGCAGGggcctgggagcccggactcatgggttctcttcccagctgtggGATGGGAGTCGGGTCCAGGGGTTTGAggaagggaggctgggagcccggactcctgggttctggcacCAGGCACTTGcactggggaagagaagagccTGGCTCCAgacctggggagcagggggccacGCCCTGGGGCAGACCCACCTTTCTCCCCGGGCTCCACCCAGCTGCAGGTGATGCCGCCATCGCGGCTGCTCTCACTGAAACGCAGCAGGAAGGTGCCCATCTGCTTCCTCTTCAGCAGCTGCCGCTCCCGCTTGCGGCTCACGAAGCCCATGATGTGCCTGGAGGGGAGCGGAGCCCGGGTCAGCTGCTGGCAGGGCCCCCGGAGGAGGCCCCCcggcgccccctccccaccacgcTCAGCACCTGGGGTCCTCACTCCGCCGGGGCTGCACAGCCCCTATCCCCTTTACCGGGGTGGTGGGGAAGCTGCTCCCTTAaaccctcctctgccccttccaCTCAAACCCCCATAATGGGCTGCGCTGGCCCCAGGTTCAGGGTCTGGAGAAaacccgggcgggggggggggacactgcAATTCTGGGTCTGACCACACGGGGGAGCAGGCACCCCATGCGCTGCTCAGATcatccccctccccgtccccgtcccctcccagccagcccctaccCGTCCTTCCAGAGCTGAGCCAGGTgttcttggatcaggctcagGATCCCGTCCAACCAGGTCCAGAAGGAGAAGACGGGTGGGTTGTCCTGCAGCAGAGAGAAGGCGAAAGGCTGAGGGGGGGATTCCAgaggcgggggggacgggaccaGTCACTCAGCAGCCGCTTACCTTGGCGAACCTGGCCCAGGTCAGGGTGCTGGCGGGGGTGGCTTCCAGCCCtttaagatgggggtgggggaagaaaatggGGGGAGAAATTTGCAGGGTGAATTAACACAGCTTCTGTGGGGTCCTCGTCCCCCTCCCCAGActcagcactgaccccccccccagcagggaccatCGCTGTGACATTCTATACTCGAGGGagcgccctgtaacccccatattccgcATCGACGCCAAATGGGGATATTGCGTAGGAAGCAGGCCGTGGGAGGGATCGGGGCAAGGTTACGAGCTGTGGAAAGCCACCGTTCGAGCTAAACGTGTGTGTATCATCAGTGCCTAGGAAATCGTCAGAGTTGTGTTGTGGGGTTGTCACTAGAACACGCTGTGGGAGATACCAACTCCCCAGAGACAACGACAAGGGGGGGAACGAACACCCGGGTGGGTGCTGAAGggacatcaccagccattgtccagcagagAAGTTACAATTCAGTGGCTCAGCACAGGGGAGACACCCGGGTACTGCTTCACCTGGGGAATCAGCAACGCCCCCCAGACATGGCTGGACTTGCGTTCTCCAAGCAcctggactaagggtataaaacagaaggggggggggcccatgctgggcctttctcctgcccccacctacgCTGCCAGCAACAAGGATGCTCAGAAAACTCCAGCAGAGGAGACTGGTCCAGGTTTCAGGGGTGAAATCTGCATACTATGAACGGCTATATCCAGCGGTTTTATTTTCTCTTGGTAACGAAccctgactttttgcctatcacttaagaTCTCTTTTGTcgtcaataaacttgtttaactgtttatctttactaGTGAGTTTGCCTGGGGTGTTTGGTAGGGGGTTTGCAAAGGCTGGCGTACGCCCACTTTCCATCGATGAAGTGgggaaccaattaataaattggCACAGCTTGTCTTGAGCAGAGCAGgacggtatattcctggggtgcaaggctgggagctgggcggATTCGGCTGGTGCCTCTCCCTGTGTGATTCgcgagtggctctgggagcagccACACAGtctagctgggggcgggggggagggggcccacATGCCGTTGTGCTgagcgcctggaggggtttgctgcttgtcaccagCAAGGCATTGTGGGAGATAGCCCAGATTAGTGAGTTCAggggtcccacagtcccaggctgcaccccggggatcccgtcacagtTGCCCCCCCGACACTGCAGAGGGGAAAGTGGGGTACAGGAAGGAGAAGCGACTCCCCCAAGGTCAGAcctgggaggagaacccaggcgtcTTTGCCTGCCCTGTGCCATTCCTCCCACCCTCGCTGCACGCTCCACacatgtgggagggggcagcacagaGGCCAGGGGGTCCGGCCCAGCTGCTCTGAGCCCCGTGGACTTGGGGGTCTTCCCTTTAGGCTCACCCTCCCCTCAGCACTGCCCAGAGACCCCGGTGATGGGCTACGGCTGGGACAGGCCTGGGCCTTTCCCGCCCAGGGGAGTCTGCTTTGTAGCCGATAGGGGTGCTAGCCAGGTGCtgactcccccctctccccattgttGCTCGGGGGGGGGCCATTACCAAAGAGCTTTTCCGCTAGCATGTGCAGCTGGTCCTCGTCCAGCCCGCGCTTGGTGGCGACTGAGAACTGCCAGCTCAGCACCTCGGCCAGCTGGGCCCAGGAGGCAGCCGGCGGCGCGGAGAAGAACAGCTGGTTCTGTGGGGAGAGAGCGGGGttagagggggaggggctggggcgcCCCGTAACCAGATTGGGGCCCTGCCGGgccccgctgctggagcagcatgggggggggggcgtacgggccacagggacgtggctGCCAGGGGGCCCCCACACCTGAGCCGAACCGCGCGTAGGGAAGAGATGCCCTCCTCCCACTGTGGTGTCCTGACCCCGGCCCCCTACAGTCCCTAATTGCGCAGAGCAGCTGTGCCGCTGGcttgctggggtgtgggggggagagccCCTCACCTTAGGGTCTGGGCTGAGCATGTTGAACCAGAGCACAGAGGCCCAGGCGCTGGAGAACTGGTTGTTGCTGGAGATGATCACCACAGGCAGGGTGGATGtctgtggggggggaagaggagagccGTCAGCGGGGGAGGGAACAAGACCaccctccccatgccccctccgcccccactcaGGCCCTCCCCTCgcccacctgcagctccagcaccaGATCCTGGTACTTATAGTCCAGTGTGAACGTGATGAGGTGCAGCTCCTCCGTGACAGCCGGCAGGCCCTGCAacagagacgggggggggggggcagtcagccAGGGTCCCAACCCCACCCGGCCCCAGACCCCTCTTGGCCACACGGGATGGCctgcccctgcctccgcccccatGGGGGTTTGGCCCCCCCCCGGCGTTTCAGCGCCTCCCAGGGGGTCCCCGCAGAGGGGTCACCACACTGGGTCCAGGTTTGTTAAGGGAAGTCATAACCCAACAGGTCTGAAGCGGGGCTGGGCACCTCCAGGGGCAGCAGTGAGACCCATCTGGggtggcagcccccagggggcagcatggggggggcTGTCACCAATAAACCCAGTGccagctctcctcccccacccagctctgccctggggctggtcatagaacatcagggttggaagggacctcaggaggccatctagtccaaccccctgctcaaagcaggaccaatccccaactaaatcatcccagccagggctttgtcaagccgggccttaaacacctctaaggaaggagattccaccacctcccttggtaacacattccagtgtttcaccaccctcctagtgaaaaagtttttcctaatatccaacctaaacctcccccactgcaacttgagaccattactcctcgttctgtcatccactaccactgagaacaatctagatccatcctctttggaaccccctttcaggtagttgaaagcagttatcaaatcccccctcattcttctcttccgcagactaaacaatcccagttcactcagcctctcctcataagtcatgtgttccagtcccctaatcatttttgttgccctccaccggacattttccaatttttccacgtccttcttgtagtgtggggcccaaaactggacacagtactccagatgaggcctcaccaatgttgaatagaggggaacgatcatgtccctcaatctgctggcaatgcccctacgtatacatcccaaaataccattggccttcttggcaacaagggcacactgttgactcatatccagcttcttgtccactgtaacccctaggtccttttctgcagaactgctgcctagccatttggtccctagtctgtagcggtgcatgggattcttccgtcctaagtgcaggactctgcacttgtccttgttggacctcatcagatttcttttggcccaatcctctaatttgtctaggtccctctgtatcctatccctaccctccagcgtatctacctctcctcccagtttagtgtcatctgcaaacttgctgagggtgcaatccacaccatcctccagatcattaatgaagatattgaacaaaaccggccccaggaccgacccctagggcactccacttgatacgggctgccaactagacatggagccattgatcactacccgctgagcccgacaatctagccaactttctatccaccttatagtccattcatccagcccagacttctttaacttgctggcaagaatactgtgggagaccgtgtcaaaagctttgctaaagtcaaggaacaacacgtccaccgctttcccctcatccacagagccaggccTGGCTCTGTAGGTGCCAGGGCCGCCCCTGGCCGGCAGGGCACATGCAGGAAACCCACCTCGCTGGCACCTTTGCTGCCTTTGCCCGAGGCCCCGGCCCTCTGGTCCTTCAGTGACTGCAAAGGAGAGGGGGCGGGAGTCAGCTCTTGGCCCCTGCCCACTCAGCCCAGCCCACagcaggggggccatggggccaAAGGCTCCCCCACctcagagtcctggctccccactcccactccccaaGCTGAGAACCCAGGCATCCAAGCTCCGCACCCCACCCGCCCTCTGCTCCCCAGTCCActgagaacccaggcgtccgggctccccatcccatcccaccccctccccggcgTCCGGGCCCCCACGCTTGGCCCATACTATGTGCCGGAAGTCGCAGACCAGCCCCTCCATGTGCGGATCGTCCTGGACCAGCGTCTTGCTGGTGGATGTCAAGATGTTGAACTTCCGGAACCTGCGGGGAGAAGCGAGAGCGGCGGGGCCGTGAGGGCGGTCGTGCCGCGCTGGCGCAGAGACCCGGGTTCGAGTCCTGGCCGTCACATGGCGGGACAGAGCCAGAGACCCCGATGGCGGGCGCCCAGTAAATGCTCTCTCTCCAGGCTCTCTTGGGTAAGAGCCCTAGGCCAAGCGTATGGGGGGCACTGCTGGCCAGAGGGCAGCTCTCAGCCCCGGGCACcttggctggagcagagctggtgcCGGGAACAAACTggatccctgccctggggccagatcaggGCTGGCGCCCCCTAGAAAGGAAAGGCCCcgctcccccctctgcccccaagccagccagtccctgccctggggccaggtgggagccagcaccccctagaggggaaaggccccatgtcccagtcCGTCCATCCCCCCAGGTTTCTCCTAGGTGCTGGCCTGGTTCTCACCCTTTCACATCGGGGGGATGCCTGCAGGAGGAAAGACAGGACACCATCAGTAATCAACTGGTTCACTGgggaccctgccccaccccgggcTCCCGCAGCCCCAACCAGGGTTTCCTtgtccccatcccccagccagagctccctgtacccctggcccccaccccctgccttgcGACTGGGCTGGCCTCCAGGCCCCAGGGGGAAGGGGGTTAAGGCCCTCATGGTGGGGATAGGGGGGGACTTGACTCACTGGTCAAGGATGATTTTCGCCTCCAGCCGATGGCTTCGATCCTGCAGCTTGACCAGGAGCCTGCGGGGAGAAGAGCCTGTCACCCTGGCCACTGGACTGGCAGGGCACATGGCctgcatgggggaagggggggcacgctgcccccagggctcagcgcccctCACCCTCTAGCACCTGCTCCCAACACGGCCCATCCTGCCAGGGCCAGAAGCAGGGACCTGCCCCTGGGAGGAAGGCTGTGGAGTAAGCACCAGCCCCCCCACGCAGGATGGTTGGGGACAGGCGGGGCGccacgggctgggggggggggggggggggggggggctcacctgGCGCGGACGGAGAACTTGCTGCCAGTTTTCAGAACCAGGGGCCTCTGGTTGGGGAAAGGCATGATGGGCTGGATTTCCACCACGAaggcactggggggtgggggaggcgttAGCGCCGCAGGGTGCCCCCCAACTCGCTTCAATTCCGCCCCCCCACCGAATACCACGTAGCCCAGCGAcccccccctcctctggcctgAGCAGGCCAGATCTCTGCACCAAGGAGCCCCTGCCCCATGCATCTGTGGGGCCGccccccccaccaaccccccttgctcctaGGGGCAGCCCCGTGGCCCCTCCACACATCATACCACCCCGTCCCACACTCCTAGGGGCAGCCCCACACCCCCGTGTACCAGCCACCCATGCACCCCCATGCTCCTAGGGGCAGCCCCCCACTCCTCCATGCAtcatcccaccccctccctggctcctaagggcagcccctgctcctccatgcgccagcccccccccccaccctcaggttcccatggggcagccccccccacctcctagccccctcccctgggcacagcccccagcacctcctcaaGAGGCAGGAGAGGTGCTCCTGCAGCCGGCTCTCCAGCAGGGGCCGCTGTGCCTCCAGCGGGTCGTGCAGGTAGGTGAGCTTGGCGTGCTGGTCACCCAGGGCCCGCAGGAGGCGCCAGAGCTGGAAAAGCACCTCGGCCGCCGCCGTGAACCTGCCGGCGGAGATGAGCCGGGTcagcccggggtggggggaccccTCTGGGACGCCTGGCCGGCCAGGGAGCCGCATCACCTGGCGGGATATGCACAAGGCGGCCGAGAGATCCCCGTTGAGCCGGCCCAGGGGGACTACGGCTGTGTCTGTGTCCGCCCGCGTGACCCGCTTCCCCCCAGGCAATCACTCGCTCGTTTCTCTTCCCTAATCAACGGCAGGATCCTTTCGGACAGGACTGGCTAAAACCGCCGGCGCTGGGACCGGATCTAGGGGCCGATGGATGTGGGGGACATGCCTGGTCCTTTGGGACGGGGAGTCACCTGAATATTGGGGCAATCACGGACCATCTGTGCAGAGGGAGGCTCGCCCGGGTGGGGAGAcaggctgcagagccccaggggctggctgggacaccGGGGGGTTCACCCTTGTCCCTGGGTTGGGGACTCGAATTGCAGAGCGTACAGCCAGCCAGGGGTTTGCGCTCAGCTGGTGGAAGGGTCCCAGACTCCCAAGGGGGGGTGCAGCATCCTCCAATCACCCCCTACCAGGTCTGCAGGCGGCTCAGGCTGGTGTCGCAGGCTGCCCCGAGGCAGGCCCTCCGTTGCCGCTCCTTCCACTCGGCCAGCTCCTCCAGCAGGAAATCCCGCAGCGTCTCGCAACGGCCCAGCAGCTCCTGCGCCCGGGCCAGCACGTCCTGCCGGAGAGACTGTGTCCGTTGTGACCCCGGGCGACCCACGAggggccccaggccctgccccaccggctcctgccagctcAGCCAGGGGACGGCAGGGGGGGGAGATAAATCTCTGCATTAAGCATCTTCACATAACTTTCATATGACTTTGTGTTATGCCCCTATTTTCCTACAACTTTGTATCAGATCCTTATAGAGCAAACTTTAAATGGAGCCCTGGTATAATGTTAAAAAAAGGTCTTTTTGCTAGGAGTACAATaacatcctccccaccccccctttttaaTCAATTGCCCTGTTGAATGACCCAGCGCGGAAGGCAGCACCTCCAGACAGCTGCAACGGTTGGAGCGGGGATGGAAGCCAGACCCCAGGCCAACACAATTTGTCAAGTGGGCTCACTAAAGAAGAGCCGACATAGTGACGGCCTTGGGGGGTTAGAAGCCAGCTCCTTCTTTTGAAGACACCCTCTTTGAACAGCATCGGGACGAGGCCCAGAAGGGAGCAGCACAAAGGACCAAGGGACACGGACACAGATTTTGCATCTGGGTCAGATTTGCAGGAGGGGGAAGCTGCTATAAATGTGAGGTGTCTTCGAGAGGACCCCAGGTCTCGTCTTGTCAACATGGGAGCATCGATCCGGTCGCCCGgctccaccccgcccccatcTAACTCACCTGGCCAGTGAAGTTAAGGGGAGCAAGTCATTGGTAACAACAACAAgacagagtgagtgagtgtgtgagagatATCTATCATATGCGTATGATACAGGGCTGATGGATACATGTATTATCAAGAAATGTGATGCTTTGCCTTATTCCCCCTGAACAGACCCTGTGCAGTACTTTAAGTACAATGGgggtgcggcgggggggggggggggaaggatgacAGGGAGAACCCCATGGGGAAGACACCAGCCCCCCTGGGGCGACCAGCTGTGCACAGCTCCCAGCTCAACATTGAGCCCAGGCCGGCTAGGAGGCAGCtcctgggaaactgaggtacggcCGGACAAGACCCAGTGGGGAAGGGACCCAGGAAACCAGCCcccagagaaggggggggggggatgactgCCACCTTGACCCAGCTGCTCCAGGGACCCACGGAGCCCCGCTAGGACTGCCCCCCAAGCAAGGGGCTGGCCCCGTGTAGAGCCTCACCTTGCGGCTCCGGTCCAGGTTGTTCAGCATGGCCTGCAGCTGCTCCGTCTGGCGGGCCAGCTCGGGGCTGGCGGGAGCGCCGTTTGCTGGGGAGACGGCGACAGGGCACAGT containing:
- the STAT2 gene encoding signal transducer and activator of transcription 2 isoform X4, which translates into the protein MAQWQEVQLLEKAYLEKVHELYSEDHLPMEVRQYLAPWLEDQNWSRAAEPHSAEAHMLFHTLLALLDDQYSRFGTRTEDFVLKHNLRKSKLNLQAKYQECPEQLANVIANLLREEKAILNRGLKAQQAAAQPTSSAPMETDRQQKIERRLAETRAAVQELDREVRHLEELQDTFDFRYKMHRMVANGAPASPELARQTEQLQAMLNNLDRSRKDVLARAQELLGRCETLRDFLLEELAEWKERQRRACLGAACDTSLSRLQTWFTAAAEVLFQLWRLLRALGDQHAKLTYLHDPLEAQRPLLESRLQEHLSCLLRSAFVVEIQPIMPFPNQRPLVLKTGSKFSVRARLLVKLQDRSHRLEAKIILDQHPPDVKGFRKFNILTSTSKTLVQDDPHMEGLVCDFRHISLKDQRAGASGKGSKGASEGLPAVTEELHLITFTLDYKYQDLVLELQTSTLPVVIISSNNQFSSAWASVLWFNMLSPDPKNQLFFSAPPAASWAQLAEVLSWQFSVATKRGLDEDQLHMLAEKLFGLEATPASTLTWARFAKDNPPVFSFWTWLDGILSLIQEHLAQLWKDGHIMGFVSRKRERQLLKRKQMGTFLLRFSESSRDGGITCSWVEPGEKGQPKVRSVEPYTKMELKSLALPDIIHDYQLVAAENIPENPLKFLYPSTPRDEAFGKYYTERREVDLLEQKKYLNQRLIRVSSRQPNEPWLPEGMVEAPPAAEGPGPNQLEVLELGTDQLELGANGLEALELGANGLEALELGANGLEALEPGASTQEVLEALEQELDLMRFDSAGSNMLRGGDPYLPLPDDVPPPVLPGNTLFLGANDFPPLQVDSKDFQ